The following proteins are co-located in the Fusobacteria bacterium ZRK30 genome:
- the pflB gene encoding formate C-acetyltransferase, protein MSNYLNSFKGDLWKKEINVRDFIQSNYTPYEGGDEFLAGATDNSKKLWDKLTEMFKVEIEKGVYDAETKMPSDVDAYGAGYIEKELESIVGLQTDAPLKRAMFPKGGLRTVQNALESYGYEMDPVTADFFKKNRPTHNDGVFSAYTDDIRAARRSGIITGLPDAYGRGRIIGDYRRVALYGVDRLIADKVAQKKTLDTAEMTEDIIRSREEIAQQISSLKALINMCNAYGFDVSKPATNAKEAIQWTYFAYLAATKHQDGAAMSLGRVSTFLDIYIEKDVAEGTITEEEAQEYMDQFIMKLRIVRFLRPPAYNELFSGDPTWVTESIGGMGTDGRTLVTKTSFRTLNTLYNLGPAPEPNLTVLWSTSLPENFKQFAAKVSMDTSSLQYENDDLMRNQFGDDYGIACCVSPMKIGKGMQFFGARVNLPKALLYAINGGKDEKSGAQVAPKFAPITSEYLDFDEVMEKLDQSMEWLSKVYGKALNIIHYMHDKYAYEAFQMSLHDLEIDRTQAHGIAGISIVADALAAIKNAKVKVIRNEDGLAVDYEIEGEYTPFGNNDDETDGFAVMITKNFMNKIRTHHMYRGARPTQSLLTITSNVVYGKKTGNTPDGRRAGEPFGPGANPMHGRDRRGAIASMSSVAKLPFEHANDGISYTFAITPGALGKEDSIRRNNLISLMDGYFSPTGGQHLNVNVFDRSLLEDAMERPELYPQLTIRVSGYAVNFVRLTKEQQLDVIKRTINSTM, encoded by the coding sequence ATGAGTAATTATTTAAATAGCTTCAAAGGAGATCTTTGGAAAAAAGAGATCAACGTAAGAGATTTTATACAAAGTAACTATACACCATATGAAGGTGGAGATGAATTTTTAGCAGGTGCTACTGATAACTCTAAAAAATTATGGGATAAATTAACAGAAATGTTCAAAGTAGAAATTGAAAAAGGTGTTTATGACGCAGAAACTAAAATGCCTTCAGATGTAGATGCATATGGAGCAGGATATATAGAGAAAGAATTAGAAAGTATTGTAGGATTACAAACTGATGCACCATTAAAGAGAGCAATGTTCCCTAAAGGTGGATTAAGAACTGTTCAAAACGCATTAGAATCTTATGGATATGAAATGGATCCAGTAACAGCTGACTTCTTTAAGAAGAATAGACCTACTCATAATGATGGTGTATTCTCAGCATATACTGATGACATCAGAGCAGCTAGAAGATCTGGAATCATCACTGGTTTACCAGATGCATACGGAAGAGGAAGAATCATAGGAGATTACAGAAGAGTAGCTCTTTATGGTGTAGACAGATTAATAGCTGATAAAGTAGCTCAAAAGAAAACTTTAGATACAGCTGAAATGACTGAAGATATCATCAGAAGCAGAGAAGAAATTGCACAACAAATTTCATCTTTAAAAGCTTTAATCAATATGTGTAATGCATACGGATTTGACGTATCTAAGCCAGCTACAAATGCAAAGGAAGCTATCCAATGGACTTACTTCGCATACCTTGCTGCTACTAAGCACCAAGACGGAGCTGCTATGTCATTAGGAAGAGTATCTACTTTCTTAGATATCTATATTGAAAAAGATGTTGCTGAAGGAACAATCACTGAAGAAGAGGCTCAAGAATATATGGACCAATTCATCATGAAATTAAGAATAGTAAGATTCTTAAGACCACCTGCATACAACGAGTTATTCTCAGGAGACCCTACATGGGTTACAGAATCAATCGGTGGAATGGGTACAGACGGAAGAACTTTAGTTACTAAAACTTCATTCAGAACATTAAATACTTTATATAACTTAGGTCCAGCACCTGAGCCAAACTTAACAGTATTATGGTCAACTAGCTTACCTGAGAACTTTAAGCAATTTGCTGCAAAAGTATCTATGGATACATCATCATTACAATATGAAAATGATGATCTTATGAGAAACCAATTTGGTGATGACTATGGAATCGCTTGTTGTGTATCTCCTATGAAAATAGGTAAAGGAATGCAATTCTTCGGTGCCAGAGTAAACTTACCAAAAGCATTATTATATGCTATAAATGGTGGAAAGGATGAGAAGAGTGGTGCACAAGTAGCTCCTAAATTCGCTCCTATCACATCTGAATACTTAGACTTCGATGAAGTTATGGAAAAATTAGACCAAAGTATGGAATGGTTATCTAAAGTATACGGAAAAGCATTAAACATAATTCACTACATGCATGACAAGTATGCTTACGAAGCATTCCAAATGTCATTACATGATTTAGAAATAGACAGAACACAAGCTCATGGAATCGCAGGAATCTCAATCGTTGCTGACGCATTAGCAGCTATCAAAAATGCTAAAGTAAAAGTAATTAGAAATGAAGATGGATTAGCAGTTGACTATGAGATCGAAGGAGAATATACTCCATTCGGAAACAACGATGATGAAACTGATGGATTTGCAGTAATGATCACTAAAAACTTCATGAACAAGATCAGAACTCACCACATGTATAGAGGAGCTAGACCTACTCAATCTCTATTAACTATCACTTCAAACGTAGTATACGGAAAGAAGACAGGAAATACTCCTGACGGTAGAAGAGCTGGAGAACCATTTGGTCCAGGAGCTAACCCTATGCACGGTAGAGACAGAAGAGGAGCAATCGCTTCTATGTCATCTGTTGCAAAATTACCATTTGAACATGCAAACGATGGTATATCTTATACATTCGCTATAACTCCAGGAGCATTAGGAAAAGAAGATTCTATCAGAAGAAACAACCTAATCTCATTAATGGATGGATATTTCTCTCCAACTGGTGGACAACATTTAAACGTTAACGTATTCGATAGATCATTATTAGAAGACGCTATGGAAAGACCTGAGTTATATCCTCAATTAACTATCAGAGTATCTGGATATGCAGTTAACTTTGTTAGATTAACTAAGGAACAACAATTAGATGTTATAAAAAGAACTATTAACTCAACTATGTAA
- a CDS encoding ribonucleotide-diphosphate reductase subunit beta — MDRKKIFNPQGIDSLDQRKIIGGDTTNIFNLNNVKYQWANNLYRTMMGNFWIPEKTDLTQDKNDYVSLVDEEKDAYDGILSFLVFLDSIQTNNVPNISNYITAPEVNLILAIQTYQEAIHSQSYQYIIESILPKEKRNLIYDKWRDDEVLFERNQYIAKIYQDFIDTPSNKNFSKVLIANFLLESLYFYNGFNFFYLLASRNKMMGTSDIIKLINRDELSHVVLFQNMINEIKQENADYFSEKEIYEMFEVAVNQEIKWSKHIIGKKILGVTEKTIEDYTKWLANERLRSLGLNKLYEGYDKNPYKHLEKLADTEGEGNVKANFFEGNVTSYNMSSSIDGWDEL; from the coding sequence GTGGATAGAAAAAAAATATTTAACCCCCAAGGGATAGACAGCTTGGATCAGAGAAAAATCATAGGCGGAGATACAACTAATATATTCAATCTGAACAACGTTAAATATCAATGGGCAAATAATCTGTATAGAACTATGATGGGGAATTTTTGGATCCCAGAAAAAACAGATCTGACACAGGATAAAAATGACTATGTCAGTTTAGTGGATGAGGAGAAAGATGCATATGATGGGATATTGTCATTTCTAGTATTCCTGGATAGTATCCAAACTAACAATGTACCGAATATTTCAAACTATATAACAGCTCCAGAGGTGAATTTGATCCTGGCTATCCAGACATATCAGGAAGCTATCCATTCTCAGTCATATCAATATATAATCGAAAGTATCCTCCCTAAGGAAAAGAGAAACCTTATATATGATAAGTGGAGAGATGACGAGGTATTGTTTGAAAGAAATCAATATATAGCAAAGATATATCAGGATTTTATAGATACTCCCAGCAACAAAAATTTTTCCAAAGTATTAATAGCTAACTTCTTGTTAGAATCTCTGTATTTCTACAATGGATTTAATTTCTTCTATCTCCTTGCCAGCAGGAATAAGATGATGGGAACCTCTGATATCATTAAATTAATCAACAGGGATGAACTATCCCATGTAGTCTTATTTCAGAATATGATAAATGAGATCAAACAAGAAAATGCAGATTATTTTAGTGAAAAAGAAATATATGAGATGTTTGAAGTAGCCGTAAATCAGGAGATAAAATGGAGTAAACATATCATAGGTAAGAAAATATTAGGAGTTACAGAGAAAACTATTGAAGACTACACTAAGTGGCTGGCCAATGAAAGGCTCAGAAGTCTTGGGTTGAATAAACTTTATGAGGGATACGACAAAAACCCTTATAAACATCTGGAAAAATTAGCAGACACCGAAGGAGAGGGAAATGTAAAAGCTAACTTCTTTGAAGGAAATGTAACTTCGTACAATATGAGCTCCTCCATAGACGGGTGGGATGAACTTTAA
- a CDS encoding ribonucleoside-diphosphate reductase subunit alpha → MNRMVINRDGIKEPIDIDKIREKLIKACEGLDINMVELESHIDTIYQEDITTKRIQESLINLTVSMTNFESSHWTNVGGRLLMMEIEREVYHGRGYSYNDFYKTITDLCKDGIYDNRLLDYTKKEIQELNNYMVPDRDMNYDYAGANMFINRYLLKYSGEVWELPQEVFMTISMMLSLNEKKDRVEKVKKFYDVLSLKKISLATPILANLRVPNGNLASCFISAIDDNIESIFYNVDSIAKISKNGGGVGVNLSRIRGKGSVVNGYLNASGGVTPWIKIINDTAVAVNQQGRRAGAVTVALDTWHIDMEQFLELQSENGDQRGKSYDVYPQVVVSDLFMKRVEENKIWTLFDPYEVRKKYNVELCELYGDEFEEAYNKLEEDFDLKIVKKISARELLKEIMKTQIETGMPYIFFKDTANRMNHNSHSGMIGNGNLCMESFSNFSPTKKFDEVREDNIGISKNTLGEVHTCNLLSLNLAEVQDEELEEISILAVRLLDNTIELTKSPLRESDRHNELYRTVGVGAMGLSDYLAYRYLMYEESAEEVDKLFEKIALYTLKGSAILAKERGQYKMFSGSSWDKGIFFGRPKQHYIDSSEIALEWAEVFEMVAADGIRNGELTAVAPNTSTSLLMGATASVNPVFSRFFIEKNQKGAVPRVVKHLNDRSWFYSEAKKIDPKEYVRVMSKISRWITQGVSMELLFDLNKDIKAKDIYDTIMTAWKTQCKSIYYTRTIQKNSNIMREKEECESCSG, encoded by the coding sequence ATGAATAGGATGGTTATCAATAGAGATGGGATAAAGGAACCTATAGATATAGATAAAATCAGAGAAAAATTAATTAAAGCCTGTGAAGGGTTGGATATTAATATGGTAGAGCTGGAAAGTCACATAGATACTATCTATCAGGAGGATATTACAACTAAAAGGATACAGGAATCTCTGATCAACCTAACTGTATCTATGACAAACTTTGAATCCAGCCATTGGACAAATGTCGGCGGAAGACTCCTGATGATGGAGATCGAAAGGGAAGTGTATCACGGCAGAGGTTATTCGTATAATGACTTTTATAAAACTATAACTGATCTATGTAAAGATGGTATATATGACAATAGACTATTAGATTATACAAAAAAAGAAATTCAAGAGTTAAATAACTATATGGTGCCCGATAGAGATATGAACTATGACTATGCCGGAGCTAATATGTTTATAAATAGATACCTATTAAAGTATAGTGGGGAAGTATGGGAACTGCCTCAAGAGGTATTTATGACCATATCTATGATGCTCTCCCTGAATGAGAAAAAAGACAGGGTAGAGAAGGTTAAAAAGTTTTATGATGTCTTATCACTAAAAAAAATATCATTGGCAACACCAATTTTAGCTAATCTTAGGGTACCTAATGGAAATCTTGCTTCATGTTTTATAAGTGCCATAGATGATAATATAGAATCTATATTTTATAATGTAGATTCTATAGCAAAAATAAGTAAAAATGGTGGAGGAGTAGGAGTAAATCTTTCTAGAATAAGGGGAAAGGGATCGGTGGTTAATGGGTATTTAAATGCCAGCGGAGGAGTAACCCCTTGGATAAAGATAATAAACGATACTGCAGTAGCTGTAAATCAGCAGGGAAGAAGAGCAGGAGCTGTGACTGTGGCACTAGATACCTGGCATATAGATATGGAACAATTTTTAGAGCTTCAGAGTGAAAATGGAGACCAGAGAGGTAAATCATATGATGTATATCCCCAGGTAGTGGTATCGGATCTATTCATGAAGAGAGTAGAAGAAAATAAAATCTGGACCTTATTTGACCCCTATGAAGTTCGAAAGAAATATAATGTTGAACTGTGTGAGCTGTATGGAGATGAATTTGAAGAGGCTTATAATAAACTTGAGGAAGATTTTGATCTAAAAATAGTAAAAAAAATAAGTGCTCGTGAACTCCTAAAAGAGATTATGAAGACACAGATAGAGACAGGAATGCCTTACATCTTTTTTAAAGATACGGCTAATAGGATGAATCATAATTCCCATAGTGGGATGATTGGTAACGGAAATCTTTGTATGGAAAGTTTTTCAAATTTCTCTCCTACGAAAAAGTTTGATGAAGTGAGAGAAGATAATATTGGGATATCTAAGAATACACTGGGAGAGGTGCACACTTGTAACCTATTGTCTTTAAATCTGGCAGAGGTACAAGACGAAGAGTTAGAGGAGATCAGTATATTAGCTGTAAGACTTCTGGATAATACAATCGAACTTACAAAATCACCCCTCAGAGAATCTGACAGACACAATGAACTATATAGAACTGTCGGTGTAGGAGCTATGGGCTTATCTGATTATTTGGCATATAGATATCTTATGTATGAGGAGTCGGCAGAAGAGGTCGATAAATTATTTGAAAAAATTGCTCTCTATACTCTGAAAGGAAGTGCTATTTTAGCCAAGGAAAGAGGACAATACAAGATGTTCTCCGGGTCTAGCTGGGATAAGGGGATCTTCTTTGGGAGACCAAAACAACACTATATAGATAGTTCAGAGATAGCTTTGGAATGGGCAGAGGTATTTGAGATGGTAGCGGCTGATGGGATCAGAAATGGGGAACTTACAGCAGTAGCACCAAACACATCTACATCACTTCTAATGGGAGCTACAGCTTCTGTAAATCCGGTATTCTCCAGGTTCTTTATTGAAAAAAACCAAAAAGGAGCCGTTCCAAGGGTAGTAAAACACCTGAATGACCGATCTTGGTTTTACAGTGAAGCTAAAAAAATAGATCCCAAAGAATATGTTCGTGTAATGAGTAAGATCTCCAGGTGGATCACTCAAGGTGTATCTATGGAATTATTATTTGATCTGAACAAAGATATAAAAGCTAAAGATATATATGACACTATAATGACTGCATGGAAAACTCAGTGTAAGTCAATATACTATACTAGAACCATTCAAAAAAACAGTAATATAATGAGGGAGAAAGAGGAGTGTGAAAGCTGTAGTGGATAG
- a CDS encoding glutaredoxin family protein encodes MIKIYGKENCRQCEELKSKLINSGTEFKYIEDIKELRIVASKAKIMSAPIVEYNNKFFTMDSFLEEVK; translated from the coding sequence ATGATAAAAATATACGGAAAAGAAAATTGCAGACAATGTGAGGAGTTAAAGTCTAAACTGATTAATAGCGGTACAGAGTTTAAATATATAGAAGATATCAAAGAATTAAGAATTGTAGCCAGTAAGGCGAAAATAATGTCAGCACCAATAGTTGAATATAATAATAAATTCTTTACTATGGATAGTTTTTTAGAAGAGGTAAAATAA
- a CDS encoding nucleotidyltransferase family protein encodes MITAIVLASGYSSRMGDNKLLLLKDGIPMVEHIFRQLCKINFHSVIVVTQYKEVEDLAKSYGYTTVINDMPQNGISESIKLGVNNTDIDSNFMFFMGDQPFLTSEVIEKIMDISDDQYIVVPRFLGKNKSPVTFGNVYRGELLKLTGDTGGKIIIKNNLDSIKYVNFFDGSDFLDIDTVEEYEKIR; translated from the coding sequence ATGATTACAGCAATAGTACTGGCTTCTGGGTATAGTTCACGGATGGGAGATAATAAGCTCCTACTATTAAAAGATGGTATCCCAATGGTTGAACACATTTTTCGTCAATTGTGTAAGATAAATTTTCATAGTGTTATAGTGGTTACCCAGTATAAGGAAGTGGAGGATCTGGCTAAATCATATGGTTATACAACGGTTATAAATGATATGCCGCAAAATGGAATAAGTGAAAGTATAAAGTTAGGAGTAAACAATACAGATATAGATTCTAATTTTATGTTCTTTATGGGGGACCAGCCATTTCTTACCAGTGAAGTTATAGAAAAAATAATGGATATTTCAGACGATCAATATATAGTAGTTCCGAGATTTTTAGGTAAAAATAAAAGTCCTGTTACATTTGGGAATGTATACAGAGGTGAGCTCTTAAAATTAACTGGAGACACCGGTGGAAAAATAATAATAAAAAATAACCTGGATAGTATAAAATATGTAAATTTTTTTGATGGAAGTGATTTTTTAGATATAGATACTGTGGAAGAATATGAAAAAATAAGGTAG
- the yqeC gene encoding selenium cofactor biosynthesis protein YqeC: MINLKIKKGDVVSIVGAGGKTTLLNHLSNEYSLDNSVLMTTTTKIFTPLNYDYLYHDINFLDTVSHPLKNSLYVVAPKYKNKLSSLPRKDLERLIEYFDYTFIEADGSKMKPLKGWNESEPVICADTTITIGIIDLIHIGKAIDKEFIHRIELFCKLVGKREGDILTIDDYIKIILKKDGIFKNSKGKKVIYFSKVDLMTDLKIIDEIKNKLYDKNFVGEFLNI, translated from the coding sequence ATGATCAATTTAAAAATTAAAAAAGGAGATGTTGTATCTATAGTAGGAGCAGGAGGGAAAACCACCCTTCTAAATCATCTATCCAATGAGTATAGTCTGGATAACTCAGTTCTTATGACAACAACAACTAAGATATTTACACCTTTAAATTATGATTACCTTTATCATGATATAAATTTTTTAGATACAGTATCTCATCCATTAAAAAATAGCCTCTATGTAGTGGCTCCTAAATATAAGAATAAGCTGTCTAGTCTTCCTAGGAAAGATTTAGAAAGATTGATAGAATATTTTGACTATACTTTTATAGAGGCAGATGGTTCCAAGATGAAACCCCTTAAGGGATGGAATGAAAGTGAACCTGTTATCTGTGCTGATACCACTATAACTATAGGTATAATAGACCTTATCCATATAGGGAAAGCAATAGACAAAGAATTTATCCATAGGATAGAATTATTTTGTAAGTTAGTGGGGAAGAGAGAGGGAGATATCCTTACCATAGATGATTATATTAAAATCATTCTAAAAAAAGATGGGATCTTTAAAAACTCAAAGGGTAAAAAAGTTATATATTTCAGTAAGGTAGATCTGATGACAGATTTAAAAATTATAGATGAAATAAAAAATAAACTATACGATAAAAATTTTGTTGGAGAGTTTTTAAACATATAG
- a CDS encoding molybdopterin-dependent oxidoreductase — protein sequence MGYVGKGIKKIDGMGLIKGASSYTEDIALGHNYLTVKLLRSPHAFARIKNINTTIASKIEGIECILTYKDVTDKRFTLAGQSFPEPSPHDRRILGEYVRYVGDEVAIIAGTDEETVLKAMKLIKVDYEILEPVLDFEKAIDHKSIIHTEKPYTSFNYGNEHMRNIAAQDLLVEGDVEKELAKSDVVIEHSYHTQAQIHGMMENYIAVTYMDFQDRMNIISSTQIPFHVRRHVSKILDIPRSKIKVIKPRVGGGFGGKQTAPMEIYPALVTKVTGKPAKLVYNRKETHTCTTTRHEMKLTVKLGATKDGIINAVDIHGLSNTGAYGEHAWTVFSVVGQKTLPMYRAKARRFYGEVVYTNMTTAGAFRGYGATQGTFALESAVNELAKKLDMDSSVIREKNLVKQGEVNPTLNSFVGEKSIVLDSSTLDECITRGKEMIGWDKKYPMQKISPTKARGVGMAVTMQGSGIHGIDTASATLKLNDDGFYTLLVGVSDMGQGCDTVVAQMAAEILCVPVSKIIVNSTDTDVNPYDPGAYASSGTYVTGNAVIKAANLMVEKIVGGASKILNIPEEDIEFNGESLLLKDGKEISLDEIAYRLVAYEGQNQIITTGTWGGHTSPPPFIAGFAEVEVDLETGKVEMIDYAAVVDCGTVINPNLARIQVEGGVAQGIGLALFEDIKYDAKGKMISDTFMQYKIPSRCDVGEIRVEFKPSFEHTGPFGAKSIGEVVINTSAPAIADAVANATGVRVRTLPITPEKVLMGILNTKHSN from the coding sequence ATGGGATATGTTGGGAAAGGAATAAAAAAGATAGACGGGATGGGGCTCATCAAGGGAGCATCATCGTATACTGAAGATATAGCATTAGGACATAACTATCTGACTGTTAAATTACTCCGTAGTCCCCATGCTTTTGCCAGAATAAAAAATATAAATACAACTATAGCCTCTAAGATAGAAGGTATAGAGTGTATATTGACCTATAAAGATGTAACAGATAAAAGATTCACTTTGGCAGGACAGTCTTTTCCTGAACCATCTCCCCATGACAGGAGAATATTGGGAGAATATGTAAGGTATGTAGGAGATGAAGTTGCTATAATTGCAGGAACAGATGAAGAAACTGTATTAAAGGCTATGAAACTCATAAAGGTAGACTATGAAATATTAGAACCTGTATTAGATTTTGAAAAAGCTATAGATCATAAAAGTATAATACATACTGAAAAACCATACACAAGTTTTAACTACGGGAATGAACATATGCGAAATATAGCTGCCCAGGATCTCCTTGTGGAAGGGGACGTGGAGAAAGAACTGGCTAAATCAGATGTAGTGATAGAGCACAGCTATCATACTCAGGCACAGATCCATGGGATGATGGAAAATTATATAGCAGTTACCTATATGGACTTCCAGGATAGGATGAATATAATCAGTTCTACTCAGATACCATTTCATGTGAGAAGACATGTATCTAAGATACTGGATATACCGAGAAGTAAGATAAAAGTTATAAAACCTCGTGTAGGAGGAGGGTTCGGAGGTAAACAAACTGCTCCAATGGAAATATACCCTGCATTAGTAACCAAAGTAACCGGGAAACCTGCAAAGTTAGTATATAACAGGAAGGAAACTCATACTTGCACCACTACCAGACATGAGATGAAATTAACTGTGAAATTAGGTGCTACTAAAGACGGAATTATAAATGCTGTGGATATCCACGGATTATCCAATACAGGAGCATATGGGGAACATGCATGGACTGTATTTAGTGTTGTAGGGCAAAAGACCCTGCCTATGTATAGAGCTAAAGCACGTAGATTTTACGGAGAAGTGGTATATACCAATATGACTACAGCAGGTGCATTTAGAGGTTATGGGGCTACACAGGGAACCTTTGCATTGGAATCAGCAGTAAATGAATTGGCTAAAAAATTGGATATGGATTCAAGTGTAATACGTGAGAAAAATTTGGTGAAACAAGGGGAAGTAAATCCTACTCTGAATAGTTTTGTAGGAGAGAAATCTATTGTTCTGGACAGTAGTACTTTGGATGAGTGTATTACCAGAGGTAAGGAGATGATCGGATGGGATAAAAAATATCCTATGCAGAAGATATCACCTACAAAGGCTAGAGGTGTTGGAATGGCTGTAACTATGCAGGGATCAGGAATCCATGGGATAGATACAGCGTCTGCAACATTAAAATTAAATGATGATGGATTCTACACGTTATTAGTAGGTGTAAGTGATATGGGACAGGGGTGCGATACTGTGGTAGCTCAGATGGCTGCTGAGATACTATGTGTGCCTGTATCTAAAATAATTGTAAATAGTACAGATACAGATGTAAATCCATACGATCCAGGTGCCTACGCTTCTAGCGGGACCTATGTTACAGGAAATGCAGTTATAAAAGCAGCTAACCTTATGGTAGAAAAGATAGTTGGTGGGGCCTCTAAGATATTGAATATCCCGGAAGAGGATATAGAGTTTAACGGAGAATCACTATTATTAAAAGATGGGAAAGAGATCTCGTTGGATGAAATAGCATATAGACTGGTAGCCTATGAAGGGCAGAATCAAATTATAACTACCGGAACCTGGGGAGGACATACTTCTCCACCGCCATTTATAGCCGGGTTTGCTGAAGTTGAAGTAGATTTAGAAACTGGGAAGGTAGAGATGATAGACTATGCAGCTGTAGTTGACTGCGGTACAGTGATCAATCCAAATCTGGCCCGTATCCAGGTTGAGGGTGGAGTAGCTCAAGGGATAGGATTAGCTCTATTTGAGGATATAAAATATGACGCAAAGGGTAAGATGATCTCTGATACATTTATGCAATATAAGATACCATCTAGATGTGATGTTGGGGAGATAAGGGTAGAATTTAAACCTAGTTTTGAACATACAGGCCCATTTGGTGCAAAATCAATAGGAGAGGTAGTTATCAATACCTCTGCTCCTGCAATTGCAGATGCAGTAGCTAATGCTACAGGGGTAAGGGTAAGAACATTACCTATTACACCTGAAAAAGTACTTATGGGAATATTAAATACAAAGCATTCAAACTAA
- a CDS encoding 2Fe-2S iron-sulfur cluster-binding protein codes for MEIKLKINGINKEVTIKDGEYLQSALKRLGFLNVRKGCETGSCGLCTVLLNGKPTLSCSTLAVRGIGKEITTLEGESVEVAKFAEVLTDEGADQCGYCSPGFTLTVIAMKRELESPTIDEIKHYLTGNLCRCTGYMGQLRAVKKYMEVK; via the coding sequence ATGGAAATCAAATTAAAAATAAACGGTATAAATAAAGAGGTAACCATAAAAGATGGGGAATATTTACAGTCGGCTTTAAAAAGACTGGGATTTTTAAATGTAAGAAAGGGGTGTGAAACTGGTTCTTGCGGTCTGTGTACAGTATTATTAAATGGGAAGCCAACTCTTTCATGCTCCACGCTGGCTGTGAGAGGAATCGGAAAAGAGATCACTACCTTAGAAGGGGAAAGTGTCGAGGTTGCAAAATTTGCCGAAGTTTTAACCGATGAAGGAGCAGATCAATGTGGATATTGTTCTCCTGGGTTTACTTTGACTGTAATAGCCATGAAGAGAGAATTAGAATCTCCTACAATAGATGAGATAAAGCATTATTTAACTGGTAACCTATGTAGATGTACTGGATATATGGGACAGCTTAGAGCGGTTAAAAAATATATGGAGGTAAAATAA
- a CDS encoding FAD binding domain-containing protein translates to MFTIKQHLMAQSIEEGYETLVKNRNNMILGGTGFLRLGNKNINIGIDLSNLELDYIREGEDNIEIGPMTTFRSIETNKLLKENFDGVVAKSVEEIVGIQLRSVITAGATVASKYGFSDFITALLSLDTHIELYKGGILSLEEYLSEEKVPKDILVKIIIKKDGKRAAFKAMRNSKSDYAILNCAVSCLDGEYRVAVGARPGRAVVKIINNDELINNIDKKIEEVVDEMKFGTNMRASGKYREMIAKVLIRRSIEELK, encoded by the coding sequence ATGTTTACAATAAAACAGCATTTAATGGCTCAGTCCATAGAGGAAGGGTACGAAACTTTAGTTAAAAATAGAAATAATATGATCTTAGGAGGAACAGGCTTTTTGAGATTAGGAAATAAAAATATCAATATAGGAATAGACCTGTCTAACTTAGAACTGGATTATATCAGAGAAGGCGAAGACAATATAGAGATAGGCCCTATGACAACTTTTAGGAGTATAGAAACTAATAAACTGTTGAAAGAAAATTTTGACGGGGTAGTAGCCAAGTCAGTGGAAGAGATAGTTGGTATCCAATTAAGATCTGTCATTACAGCAGGAGCTACTGTAGCTTCTAAATACGGGTTCTCAGATTTTATAACTGCACTTTTGTCACTGGACACTCATATAGAGTTATATAAAGGTGGAATATTATCTTTAGAGGAATATTTATCGGAAGAAAAGGTCCCTAAAGATATATTGGTAAAAATTATAATAAAAAAAGATGGAAAAAGAGCAGCTTTTAAAGCTATGAGAAATTCAAAGAGTGATTATGCCATCTTAAATTGTGCTGTTTCCTGCTTGGATGGAGAATATAGAGTAGCTGTAGGAGCCAGACCTGGAAGAGCGGTAGTAAAAATAATCAATAATGATGAACTGATAAATAATATAGATAAAAAAATAGAAGAAGTGGTAGATGAGATGAAATTTGGAACAAATATGAGAGCCAGTGGAAAATACAGAGAGATGATAGCAAAAGTTTTAATTAGAAGATCTATAGAGGAACTGAAATAA